A stretch of Usitatibacter palustris DNA encodes these proteins:
- the metK gene encoding methionine adenosyltransferase, which produces MKNEFLFTSESVSEGHPDKVADQISDGVLDAILAQDKRSRVAAETLCNTGLVVLAGEITTNAVIDYHQIARETIKRIGYDNTDYGIDYRGCAVMVCYDKQSPDIAQGVDKAHDDNLDQGAGDQGLMFGYACDETPVLMPAPIYYAHRLVERQAMLRKDGRMPYLRPDAKSQVTFRYVGGKPVEIDTVVLSSQHSPEMSEGAKMKKEFVEAVVEQIIKPVLPKEFLKNTKYLVNPTGRFVIGGPQGDCGLTGRKIIVDTYGGACAHGGGAFSGKDPSKVDRSAAYAARYVAKNVVAAGLARECEIQVSYAIGVAKPINITVYTHGTGAVDDDVIAKLIAEHFDLRPKGIVQMLDLLRPIYAKTAAYGHFGREEPEFSWEATDKAALLRDAAGLKGEVKKAMAAAD; this is translated from the coding sequence ATGAAAAACGAGTTCCTGTTCACCTCCGAATCCGTCTCCGAAGGGCATCCCGACAAGGTCGCCGACCAGATTTCCGACGGCGTCCTGGATGCGATCCTCGCCCAGGACAAGCGCTCGCGCGTCGCCGCCGAGACGCTGTGCAACACCGGCCTGGTCGTGCTGGCCGGTGAGATCACGACCAACGCGGTGATCGATTACCACCAGATCGCGCGCGAGACGATCAAGCGCATCGGCTACGACAACACGGACTACGGCATCGATTATCGCGGCTGCGCGGTCATGGTCTGCTACGACAAGCAGAGCCCCGACATCGCGCAGGGCGTGGACAAGGCCCACGACGACAACCTCGACCAGGGCGCGGGCGACCAGGGCCTCATGTTCGGCTACGCGTGCGACGAAACGCCCGTGCTCATGCCGGCGCCGATCTACTACGCGCACCGCCTCGTCGAGCGCCAGGCGATGCTCCGCAAGGACGGCCGCATGCCCTACCTGCGCCCGGATGCGAAGAGCCAGGTCACGTTCCGCTATGTCGGCGGCAAGCCCGTCGAAATCGACACCGTGGTGCTCTCCTCGCAGCATTCGCCCGAGATGTCCGAGGGCGCGAAGATGAAGAAGGAGTTCGTCGAGGCGGTGGTCGAGCAGATCATCAAGCCGGTGCTCCCGAAGGAATTCCTCAAGAACACGAAGTACCTCGTGAACCCGACCGGCCGCTTCGTCATCGGCGGTCCGCAGGGTGACTGCGGCCTCACCGGCCGCAAGATCATCGTCGACACGTACGGCGGCGCCTGCGCCCACGGCGGCGGTGCGTTCTCCGGCAAGGATCCCTCGAAGGTCGACCGCTCGGCCGCGTACGCCGCGCGTTACGTGGCGAAGAACGTCGTCGCCGCCGGCCTCGCGCGTGAGTGCGAAATCCAGGTGAGCTACGCGATCGGCGTGGCCAAGCCCATCAACATCACCGTGTACACGCACGGCACGGGCGCGGTGGACGACGACGTCATCGCCAAGCTGATCGCGGAGCACTTCGACCTCCGCCCGAAGGGCATCGTGCAGATGCTCGACCTCCTCCGCCCGATCTACGCGAAGACGGCCGCCTACGGCCACTTCGGCCGCGAAGAGCCGGAGTTCTCCTGGGAAGCCACGGACAAGGCCGCGCTCCTGCGCGACGCCGCGGGCCTCAAGGGTGAGGTGAAGAAAGCGATGGCCGCCGCCGACTGA
- a CDS encoding NAD(P)H-binding protein: MRILLLGANGFIGGYLMANLRSRGHEVIAAVRDPERLAGAAKPAAIRVDLNNDVTPEAWMPRLAGIDAVVNCAGVLQGTQRDRIEAIHAAGPIALFQACERAGVKRVVQISAVSAVREAGTAYATSKLEADEWLRSSKLSWTIVRPSLVYAAGAYGGTALFRAIAALPFAVPLPGDGEQPFQPVHVDDVCAVVAKAVETDALLGKTVDPVGPGVVTLREVLADLRRWMGLGEARFVKVPMALVRFGARLGDWFGGPANTTAIRQLEFGNVSDSAAFRAASGIEARGWREGLDAQPAQWQDRWHARLYFVRPLLRVALGVLWLASAVIGSLALESAAQLMAVQLRISASITFGTLAAACVVDFVIGLLVLTRWRPGLMGVVQVAMVLGYTAAISVLMPATWVDPFGAVLKNIVILPAILALAALEQDR; this comes from the coding sequence ATGCGCATCCTCCTTCTCGGCGCGAACGGATTCATCGGCGGCTACCTGATGGCGAACCTGCGATCGCGCGGCCATGAGGTGATCGCCGCGGTGCGCGATCCGGAACGCCTCGCCGGTGCGGCGAAGCCGGCAGCGATCCGCGTCGATCTCAACAACGACGTCACGCCCGAAGCGTGGATGCCGCGCCTCGCGGGCATCGACGCGGTCGTCAATTGCGCCGGCGTGCTGCAAGGCACGCAGCGCGATCGCATCGAGGCGATCCATGCCGCGGGGCCGATCGCGCTCTTCCAGGCGTGCGAGCGCGCCGGCGTGAAGCGTGTCGTGCAGATCTCGGCAGTGAGCGCGGTGCGCGAAGCGGGCACGGCCTATGCAACCTCCAAGCTCGAGGCCGACGAGTGGCTGCGCTCGAGCAAGCTCTCGTGGACCATCGTGCGGCCCTCGCTCGTGTACGCAGCAGGCGCCTACGGCGGAACGGCATTGTTCCGCGCGATCGCCGCGCTTCCCTTCGCGGTCCCGTTGCCCGGCGATGGCGAACAGCCATTCCAGCCGGTGCATGTCGACGACGTCTGCGCGGTCGTCGCGAAGGCCGTCGAAACCGACGCCCTGCTCGGAAAGACCGTGGACCCGGTAGGCCCGGGTGTCGTCACGCTGCGCGAAGTCCTTGCCGACCTGCGCCGCTGGATGGGACTGGGCGAAGCGCGCTTCGTGAAAGTGCCGATGGCGCTCGTGCGCTTCGGCGCGCGACTCGGAGATTGGTTCGGCGGCCCGGCCAACACCACCGCGATCCGCCAGCTCGAGTTCGGCAACGTTTCGGATTCCGCAGCCTTTCGCGCTGCAAGCGGCATCGAGGCCCGAGGGTGGCGTGAAGGACTCGATGCCCAACCCGCGCAATGGCAGGACCGGTGGCACGCGCGCCTCTACTTCGTTCGCCCGCTGCTGCGCGTCGCGCTGGGCGTTCTCTGGCTCGCCTCGGCTGTCATCGGATCGCTCGCGCTGGAGTCGGCCGCGCAGCTCATGGCGGTCCAGCTCAGGATCTCGGCGAGCATCACGTTCGGCACCCTCGCCGCGGCGTGCGTGGTCGACTTCGTCATCGGCTTGCTGGTGCTTACGCGGTGGCGACCCGGGCTCATGGGCGTCGTGCAGGTCGCGATGGTCCTGGGCTACACCGCGGCGATCAGCGTGCTCATGCCCGCGACGTGGGTCGATCCCTTCGGCGCCGTGCTGAAGAACATCGTGATCCTTCCCGCGATCCTCGCGCTCGCAGCGCTCGAGCAGGACCGCTGA
- a CDS encoding glycoside hydrolase family 24 protein: MTRDEFRIAVRHRNVVAFLRLIRQGESNQSDTAYRVMFGGALFNVPPWQHPHRKVTVGRLTSTAAGAYQFLARTWDGLVRQFQFEDFSPDNQDLGAVALIAQRGALEDVIAGRIAEAVRKCRKEWASLPGAGYGQPERTFEQVMATYQHYAGKPSPARRRRAQA, encoded by the coding sequence ATGACACGAGATGAATTCCGTATCGCAGTACGGCACAGGAACGTGGTCGCTTTCCTGCGCCTGATCCGCCAGGGAGAGTCGAATCAGTCCGACACCGCGTACCGGGTAATGTTCGGCGGCGCTCTCTTCAACGTTCCGCCCTGGCAACACCCGCATCGCAAGGTCACTGTAGGCCGTCTTACATCCACGGCGGCCGGCGCGTATCAATTCCTGGCGAGGACGTGGGACGGGCTGGTCCGGCAATTCCAGTTCGAGGATTTCTCACCGGACAACCAGGACCTCGGAGCCGTGGCGCTCATCGCGCAGCGCGGCGCGCTCGAGGACGTGATCGCGGGCCGGATCGCGGAAGCCGTGCGCAAGTGCCGCAAGGAGTGGGCAAGCCTTCCGGGCGCCGGCTACGGGCAGCCCGAGCGCACGTTCGAACAGGTCATGGCGACCTACCAGCACTACGCGGGCAAGCCGTCACCTGCCCGACGCCGCCGGGCCCAGGCGTGA
- a CDS encoding GvpL/GvpF family gas vesicle protein, producing the protein MYGVVRRSRPLKVGPIGIDAHWPDVYLIEVGDLAAVASDVSSATLDPTRDRVLAHDRVNQAVMGDRTVIPMNFGMVCRSRKDAVKLLRAAHDAFSEVLQKVEDRVEFGLKVLLPADVPVDPMPPGPPTEGDLESRAGRHLDEGLQRLREVSVASRLTPPVGDRMILNAAFLVPRNGESKFVDRTKEIARKFPHLVFRYTGPWPPYNFVNVRLKLERVA; encoded by the coding sequence TTGTACGGCGTCGTCCGCCGATCCCGGCCACTCAAGGTCGGGCCCATCGGCATCGACGCGCACTGGCCCGACGTCTACCTGATCGAGGTCGGGGACCTCGCTGCCGTCGCTTCCGACGTGTCGAGTGCCACGCTCGATCCGACGCGCGACCGCGTGCTGGCCCACGACCGCGTGAACCAGGCCGTGATGGGCGACCGCACGGTGATACCGATGAATTTCGGGATGGTGTGCCGGAGTCGCAAGGACGCGGTCAAGTTGCTGCGCGCCGCGCATGACGCGTTTTCCGAAGTCCTGCAGAAGGTGGAGGACCGCGTGGAGTTCGGCCTCAAGGTGCTCCTGCCTGCCGATGTCCCGGTCGACCCCATGCCCCCCGGCCCACCCACGGAAGGTGACCTGGAGAGTCGCGCCGGGCGTCACCTCGACGAGGGCCTGCAGCGGCTGCGCGAAGTCTCGGTGGCTTCGCGCCTCACTCCGCCGGTCGGGGATCGGATGATCCTGAACGCCGCGTTCCTCGTGCCTCGCAATGGCGAGTCGAAATTCGTGGACCGCACGAAGGAGATCGCGCGGAAGTTTCCCCACCTGGTCTTCCGGTACACCGGTCCCTGGCCGCCGTACAACTTCGTGAACGTCCGGCTCAAGCTGGAACGCGTCGCCTGA
- the gvpA gene encoding gas vesicle structural protein GvpA: MNVQHAGTGGSSLVDVLDRVLDKGIVVDAWVRVSIVGIDLVTVEARVIISSIDTYIRYAGAVGALPTAAPPQMEASRGYAELTAENVALRAQLEDSRRLTPPVRANRARQVAVRA; this comes from the coding sequence ATGAACGTCCAACATGCAGGAACAGGTGGATCAAGTCTGGTCGACGTCCTCGACCGCGTTCTCGACAAGGGAATCGTGGTCGACGCGTGGGTACGCGTCTCGATCGTGGGCATCGACCTGGTCACCGTCGAAGCGCGCGTGATCATCTCGTCGATCGATACCTACATCCGGTATGCCGGTGCCGTCGGCGCGTTGCCGACCGCCGCGCCTCCGCAGATGGAAGCGTCGCGAGGGTACGCCGAACTCACCGCAGAGAATGTCGCGCTGCGCGCGCAGCTCGAGGACAGCCGCCGCTTGACGCCGCCGGTTCGCGCGAACCGCGCGCGCCAGGTTGCGGTACGGGCGTAG
- a CDS encoding gas vesicle protein codes for MHQLGTPPRQAASTVPCDPPSRRVHPGAASLVDVLELVLDKGLVIAGDIKVSLADIELLTLRIRLIVCSIDKAEQIGLDWWKHDRHFSPGRAPVSRKDAALRKQPRALTRPVAALERRPARARPPSRASKSSLST; via the coding sequence ATGCATCAACTGGGGACACCGCCGCGCCAAGCGGCCTCTACGGTGCCCTGTGACCCGCCTTCGCGCCGTGTCCATCCCGGCGCGGCGAGCCTCGTGGACGTCCTCGAACTCGTCCTCGACAAGGGCCTGGTCATTGCCGGGGACATCAAGGTCTCTCTCGCCGACATCGAGCTCCTCACCCTCCGTATCCGCCTCATTGTCTGTTCGATCGACAAGGCGGAGCAGATCGGCCTGGACTGGTGGAAGCACGACCGCCACTTTTCGCCGGGACGGGCCCCGGTTTCACGGAAAGACGCCGCTTTGCGCAAGCAACCGCGAGCGCTCACGCGGCCGGTCGCCGCGCTCGAGCGGCGGCCCGCGCGCGCGCGCCCGCCGTCGCGCGCATCCAAGTCGTCACTTTCAACTTAA
- a CDS encoding lipid A biosynthesis acyltransferase: MKLIRSLGSWLGVAFLWLLHLLPTRAIAAVGRGFGTLAYRFGRGRVARINLAMCFPDMPEEERNALALAHFKSLGRALAEQSIFWFGRKERAMGMVRIIGGEHFDRLKGTPVIVFAPHFIGLNLGGPKISHVFPGTASIYSTQKNPVLDHYLYQGRVRFGSPKLLSRQEGMRAIVKSLREGRLFYFLPDMDFGARDSIFVPFFGVPTSTVTALPRLARMAGAKVVPTVTRQTEDGYEVTVHPPWENYPSGDVEADVRRMNTFIEEQVRLMPEQYFWAHKRFKTRPPGEPNPYRE; the protein is encoded by the coding sequence GTGAAACTCATCCGCAGTCTGGGCTCCTGGCTCGGCGTCGCCTTCCTCTGGCTCCTGCACCTGCTGCCCACGCGCGCGATAGCGGCCGTCGGGCGGGGCTTCGGCACGCTGGCCTATCGGTTCGGCCGCGGGCGCGTCGCGCGCATCAACCTCGCGATGTGCTTTCCGGACATGCCCGAGGAAGAGCGCAATGCGCTGGCACTCGCGCACTTCAAGTCGCTCGGGCGCGCACTCGCGGAGCAGAGCATCTTCTGGTTCGGGCGGAAGGAGCGGGCGATGGGCATGGTGCGCATCATCGGCGGCGAGCACTTCGACCGGCTCAAGGGCACGCCCGTCATCGTCTTCGCGCCGCACTTCATCGGGCTCAACCTCGGCGGGCCCAAGATCTCGCACGTCTTCCCGGGCACGGCTTCGATCTACAGCACCCAGAAGAATCCGGTGCTCGATCACTATCTCTACCAGGGCCGCGTGCGCTTCGGTTCGCCGAAGCTGCTCTCGCGCCAGGAAGGCATGCGCGCAATCGTGAAGTCGCTGCGCGAGGGCCGGCTCTTCTACTTCCTTCCCGACATGGACTTCGGTGCGCGCGACTCGATCTTCGTCCCGTTCTTCGGGGTGCCGACCTCCACCGTGACCGCACTCCCGAGGCTCGCGCGCATGGCCGGTGCGAAGGTCGTTCCCACGGTCACGCGACAGACGGAAGACGGCTACGAGGTCACGGTGCACCCGCCGTGGGAGAATTACCCGTCGGGCGATGTCGAGGCCGATGTGCGACGCATGAACACCTTCATCGAGGAGCAGGTCCGCCTGATGCCCGAGCAGTACTTCTGGGCCCACAAGCGCTTCAAGACGCGCCCGCCCGGCGAGCCCAACCCCTACCGCGAATGA
- a CDS encoding GvpL/GvpF family gas vesicle protein: MSDDAFLTYVYALVRAWRRPSLLGAPEGPPASAPLRLLPAGEHLWLAVSSVPARDYDADAVRRGLQDIDWLAPRALAHEAVVEHFLRAPALLPMPVLTLFTCDRRAVKYVSDSRERIEGLLDGVERRVEWVVRLTWNAQATVLPSARAATGAAYLAGKRDVRDTGSIRLATARAKAGRVFDALTSVAAKACRRGPSEAEAAASSRLLLDATFLVPSRGASAFRAALRRRTQELGEAGIAVSLTGPWPPYDFVR; this comes from the coding sequence ATGAGCGACGACGCATTCCTCACTTATGTCTACGCGCTCGTGCGCGCGTGGCGACGTCCATCACTGCTCGGAGCCCCGGAGGGTCCGCCCGCCAGCGCGCCGCTGCGGCTGCTGCCTGCGGGCGAGCACCTCTGGCTCGCGGTGAGCAGCGTGCCCGCGCGCGACTACGACGCTGACGCGGTGCGGCGTGGCCTGCAGGACATCGACTGGCTCGCGCCGCGTGCGCTCGCCCACGAAGCGGTCGTGGAGCATTTCCTTCGCGCGCCCGCATTGCTGCCGATGCCGGTGCTCACGCTGTTCACGTGCGATCGCCGCGCGGTGAAGTATGTGTCGGACAGCAGGGAGCGCATCGAGGGCCTCCTCGACGGCGTCGAGCGGCGCGTCGAATGGGTCGTGCGCCTGACGTGGAACGCCCAGGCGACCGTCCTGCCTTCCGCGCGGGCCGCTACGGGCGCCGCCTACCTGGCGGGCAAGCGCGACGTTCGGGACACCGGAAGTATCCGGCTCGCGACAGCGCGCGCGAAGGCCGGCCGGGTCTTCGATGCGCTGACGAGCGTTGCGGCCAAGGCGTGCCGCCGCGGGCCTTCCGAAGCAGAGGCCGCCGCGTCTTCGCGCCTGCTGCTCGATGCCACGTTCCTCGTGCCGTCGCGGGGGGCGAGCGCCTTCCGCGCGGCGCTGCGCCGCAGGACGCAGGAGCTGGGCGAGGCGGGCATCGCCGTCTCGCTCACCGGCCCCTGGCCCCCGTACGACTTCGTCCGATGA
- a CDS encoding gas vesicle protein, with amino-acid sequence MTRAISRTPPTVFRTGEGSLLDLLDHVLNQGVVLDGELVLGLANVDLVYARLWVVLCAAHRVLPTATIGAVKHPHRRRTRRHRTAGP; translated from the coding sequence ATGACACGCGCCATTTCACGCACGCCACCGACGGTCTTCCGTACCGGCGAGGGCTCGCTTCTCGATCTGCTCGACCACGTGCTCAACCAGGGAGTAGTGCTCGATGGCGAGCTCGTCCTCGGCCTGGCGAACGTGGACCTCGTGTACGCGCGCCTGTGGGTCGTGCTGTGCGCCGCCCATCGCGTTTTGCCGACCGCCACGATTGGTGCGGTGAAGCATCCCCACAGGCGCCGTACGCGGCGGCACCGGACTGCGGGCCCATGA
- a CDS encoding GvpL/GvpF family gas vesicle protein — protein MKPARSLLYVYAVCPRLHARVDLTGVAGEPLQIFAAAGLAAVIGELVRAPRVNITAFRKHDAVVRALACRFPAVVPLRFGSCLAGTEDLRQVLEAHATPLRAKLCLLRGRVQMTLRGVDHGCGRPAKSDQDARAATGRAYLQARAITTVREDEVPSLAPLLPAVSRWVRAERIEKRAGIVSVHHLVPQGCVAAYARAMHRTAEAECVRMTLTGPFPPYAFGRL, from the coding sequence ATGAAGCCGGCCCGGTCCCTCCTGTATGTCTATGCAGTGTGTCCGCGCTTGCATGCGCGCGTGGACCTGACCGGCGTGGCCGGCGAGCCGCTGCAGATCTTCGCCGCCGCGGGATTGGCGGCGGTCATCGGCGAATTGGTTCGTGCCCCGCGCGTGAACATCACCGCTTTCCGAAAGCACGACGCCGTCGTGCGCGCGCTTGCCTGCCGGTTTCCGGCGGTCGTTCCCCTTCGCTTCGGAAGCTGCCTCGCCGGCACCGAGGACCTGCGGCAGGTCCTCGAGGCGCACGCGACCCCATTGCGGGCGAAGCTGTGCCTCCTGCGAGGCCGCGTGCAGATGACGCTGAGGGGAGTCGACCACGGGTGCGGGCGGCCGGCGAAGTCCGACCAGGACGCGCGCGCCGCCACAGGCCGTGCGTACCTCCAGGCTCGGGCGATCACCACGGTCCGCGAGGACGAGGTGCCTTCCCTCGCGCCGCTCCTGCCCGCCGTTTCGCGGTGGGTGCGCGCCGAGCGGATCGAGAAGCGGGCGGGAATCGTCAGTGTTCATCACCTGGTTCCGCAGGGTTGCGTGGCGGCCTATGCCCGGGCCATGCATCGCACCGCCGAGGCCGAGTGCGTTCGCATGACGCTCACCGGTCCGTTCCCGCCGTACGCATTCGGAAGATTGTAG
- a CDS encoding gas vesicle protein GvpG has product MFLLDSAVLSGVRWALKTLVAAAQAEQDDDSGLRAALLDVEMRAEAGEITQEERAELEGELLASIHEIKQRRAQAHGPIDFAAEDGGFEVDANVAGDFHEPAVSRGRGR; this is encoded by the coding sequence ATGTTCCTGCTCGATTCGGCGGTGTTGTCCGGCGTGCGTTGGGCGCTGAAGACCCTCGTCGCGGCGGCGCAAGCCGAGCAGGACGACGACAGCGGCCTGCGCGCCGCGCTGCTCGACGTCGAGATGCGCGCCGAGGCCGGGGAGATCACGCAGGAGGAGCGAGCCGAGCTCGAGGGCGAACTGCTCGCAAGCATTCACGAGATCAAGCAGCGCCGCGCGCAGGCGCACGGGCCGATCGACTTTGCCGCGGAGGATGGCGGCTTCGAGGTCGATGCGAATGTCGCGGGCGACTTTCACGAGCCCGCCGTGTCACGAGGGAGGGGCCGATGA
- a CDS encoding DUF2269 family protein, producing MDPTAYLALKTVHILSSTVLFGTGIGTAFHFWWAYRSDRVPAIAAAARSTVIADWLFTTPAIVIQPATGLALALSIGFPLGTPWIAWSIALYLLAGACWVPVVFIQMRLRDIANASERDGTSLPPSFHFLFRAWFILGWPAFIALVAVFWLMVAKPT from the coding sequence ATGGATCCCACCGCCTACCTCGCCCTCAAGACCGTGCACATCCTGAGCTCGACCGTGCTGTTCGGCACGGGCATCGGCACGGCCTTTCACTTCTGGTGGGCGTACCGATCGGATCGCGTGCCGGCGATTGCCGCGGCCGCGCGCTCGACCGTGATCGCAGACTGGCTCTTCACCACCCCGGCGATCGTGATCCAGCCGGCAACCGGCCTCGCGTTGGCGCTCTCCATCGGCTTTCCGCTGGGCACGCCGTGGATCGCGTGGTCGATCGCGCTCTACCTCCTCGCGGGCGCCTGCTGGGTGCCCGTGGTGTTCATCCAGATGCGCCTGCGGGACATCGCGAACGCGTCCGAGCGCGATGGCACATCCCTGCCGCCGTCGTTCCATTTCCTGTTCCGCGCCTGGTTCATCCTCGGGTGGCCGGCCTTCATCGCGCTCGTCGCCGTGTTCTGGCTGATGGTCGCGAAGCCCACGTGA
- a CDS encoding gas vesicle protein K, whose translation MATQKNPKGSTRRPLVGIAGGLTAAELAPLCSELEGMAERAPRWNARPEDVQRSVVQLVLTLVEFVRSLLERQAITRMEAGSLTAAEIEDVGRALMILEQTVDDLAQRFDLKRRDLNLDLGPLGRLM comes from the coding sequence GTGGCAACGCAAAAGAATCCCAAGGGATCCACGCGCAGGCCGCTGGTTGGTATTGCCGGCGGGCTGACGGCCGCCGAGCTCGCGCCGCTGTGCTCGGAGCTCGAAGGGATGGCAGAGCGTGCCCCGCGCTGGAACGCCAGGCCCGAAGACGTGCAGCGTTCCGTGGTGCAGCTCGTGCTCACGCTTGTGGAATTCGTGCGCAGCCTGCTCGAGCGCCAGGCGATCACCCGCATGGAGGCCGGCTCGCTCACCGCGGCCGAAATCGAAGACGTGGGCCGTGCGTTGATGATCCTCGAACAGACCGTCGACGATCTCGCGCAGCGCTTCGACCTCAAGCGCCGCGACTTGAATCTCGATCTCGGCCCGCTGGGCAGGCTGATGTGA
- a CDS encoding lysophospholipid acyltransferase family protein, which yields MGGLLGRVVFALSPRYRRRALENLGASGLAGDAEDVRRMARENATQIGMGVTELAWALFRPPEDVTRAVRDEVGWEAVERARTGGRAVIFVTPHLGSYDIAGRHLWTRLPILAMYRPHKIGWLDELIREGRNRGASFDGSNVAPATMAGVKMLLKHLRKGGCSVVLPDQVPGEGDGVWAPFFGRPAYTMTLLGRLQESSGAVLVFCYAERLALGEGFRMHYTVLDGNLSDDRAVAARQVNAMVERLVRECPSQYLWGYNRYKHPAGAPPPPA from the coding sequence TTGGGCGGCCTGCTGGGCCGGGTGGTATTCGCCCTGTCGCCCCGGTATCGCCGGCGCGCCCTCGAGAACCTCGGCGCGAGCGGACTGGCCGGTGACGCCGAGGACGTGCGGCGCATGGCCCGCGAGAACGCGACCCAGATCGGCATGGGTGTGACCGAGCTCGCGTGGGCCCTGTTCCGGCCGCCCGAGGATGTCACTCGTGCGGTCAGGGACGAGGTCGGCTGGGAAGCGGTCGAGCGGGCCCGCACGGGCGGCCGGGCCGTGATCTTCGTCACGCCCCACCTCGGCAGCTACGACATCGCCGGGCGCCACCTGTGGACGCGCCTGCCGATCCTCGCGATGTACCGGCCCCACAAGATCGGCTGGCTCGACGAGCTCATCCGCGAAGGCCGCAACCGGGGCGCCTCGTTCGATGGGAGCAACGTGGCACCGGCGACGATGGCCGGCGTGAAGATGCTCCTCAAGCACCTGCGCAAAGGCGGATGCAGCGTCGTGTTGCCCGACCAGGTCCCCGGCGAGGGCGATGGCGTATGGGCGCCCTTCTTCGGGAGGCCCGCGTACACGATGACGCTGCTGGGCCGGCTGCAGGAATCGTCGGGGGCGGTCCTCGTGTTCTGCTACGCCGAACGCCTGGCACTCGGCGAGGGCTTTCGCATGCACTACACGGTGCTCGACGGGAACCTGAGCGACGACCGCGCCGTCGCCGCGCGCCAGGTGAATGCGATGGTCGAACGCCTGGTTCGCGAATGCCCCTCGCAATACCTGTGGGGCTACAACCGCTACAAGCATCCGGCGGGCGCTCCGCCGCCTCCGGCCTGA